In a single window of the Pseudodesulfovibrio profundus genome:
- a CDS encoding substrate-binding periplasmic protein, whose amino-acid sequence MMGKACIHWYILLLAAFSGVALFPSNGNCGEVLEGYSAALAPYEMASDGAVDGLAHEMMRAVSREAGFNYRPKKQLGNAIAGIPPCGEGHMLLAVESLEVAPCWERLGPVFTTAQVVVGLKRTPLRSVRDVRGKRVALVRASSFEPAPTLSNVVLYRTEQYEDSLRLLVLGKVDYVIGSQVGIQWAAGQMGAVSKALGTPLELGREEVTVYISMDSVIAEKRGLLQKSLIRAMEKGVFLEILRKYGL is encoded by the coding sequence ATGATGGGTAAAGCATGTATTCACTGGTATATTCTATTGCTTGCGGCCTTTTCGGGTGTTGCCCTGTTTCCATCTAATGGAAATTGTGGAGAGGTACTTGAGGGGTATTCCGCTGCACTGGCTCCCTATGAGATGGCAAGCGATGGTGCCGTGGATGGCTTGGCGCACGAAATGATGCGGGCTGTGTCCAGAGAGGCCGGTTTCAACTATCGTCCAAAAAAACAATTGGGAAATGCTATCGCCGGTATTCCTCCTTGTGGGGAAGGGCATATGCTGCTTGCAGTCGAGTCTCTGGAAGTGGCTCCGTGCTGGGAGCGACTGGGCCCGGTTTTCACGACGGCGCAAGTCGTTGTCGGCTTGAAGAGAACGCCTCTACGCTCAGTACGGGACGTGCGAGGGAAACGGGTGGCGCTTGTTCGAGCCTCTTCGTTTGAGCCTGCGCCAACACTAAGTAATGTCGTACTGTATCGAACTGAACAGTATGAGGATTCTCTCCGATTACTGGTGTTGGGCAAGGTTGATTATGTAATAGGATCACAAGTGGGCATCCAGTGGGCCGCCGGGCAAATGGGGGCGGTCAGCAAAGCCCTCGGAACGCCGTTGGAACTTGGTCGTGAAGAAGTAACCGTCTATATTTCCATGGATTCTGTTATCGCTGAAAAAAGGGGGTTGCTCCAAAAGTCGCTGATCCGTGCCATGGAAAAGGGTGTTTTTTTGGAAATATTACGAAAATATGGTCTATAA
- a CDS encoding sensor histidine kinase yields the protein MPQDKPKYKRPFFTNRSISRDLTLSLVVIVLLIATAMGGYIYWQQTEEMWANAEEKGEDTITSVAEILAVPIWNLDYDNARLIGSVYTHNDVVQGIRIYGSRNEVVFAHEKFSGNQADFSKVRSIVFEGRTIGRAEIDFTLAKDKKRLNEQMFVSSMIIVVAISVILAITGLLLRVFLNKPLQVLQQGIARVAKGDFSYEFGEVYHAELLEIAKRFRRMSAEIEAREKKLQAMNKTLQEAEEKYRGIFENAIEGIFQATPDGVLRRANPAMARIFGYDSLDEFLANVRSLGSRVMVNPESMQDFYEHVREQGEVKRFEAEYYRRDGKTIWGALNARAIYNENKELIFIEGILEDITDRKKAEHDLADLNRHLEQLVRERTEDLVNKARELEDANQRLRELDEMKSAFLSSVSHELRTPLTSILGFSKLLHKDFKKNFMPLAKNDDLLVRRGNRIRENLTIISHEGERLTRLINDVLDLNKIESGRMGWRDEPINMADTIEMAVQAVKGMFSGNSHIDLITDVDHDLPLIVADPDRMQQVLINLLNNASKFTDEGSVVVRAFPRFGQVRVEVTDTGSGIATEDQAQIFEKFHQTRNDTMEEKPKGTGLGLTICREIVEHYGGRIWVESEIGVGSTFIFTIPATS from the coding sequence ATGCCCCAAGACAAACCGAAATATAAACGGCCGTTTTTTACCAACCGTTCCATCTCGCGTGACCTGACCCTCAGTCTGGTAGTCATCGTGTTGTTGATTGCTACTGCCATGGGGGGCTACATCTACTGGCAGCAGACAGAAGAGATGTGGGCGAACGCAGAGGAAAAGGGTGAAGACACCATCACCAGTGTTGCGGAGATTCTGGCCGTTCCCATCTGGAACCTGGATTACGACAACGCCCGGCTGATCGGTTCCGTTTATACCCACAATGATGTGGTGCAGGGCATTCGCATCTACGGCTCCCGCAATGAAGTCGTGTTCGCCCATGAGAAGTTCTCGGGGAATCAGGCTGATTTCAGCAAGGTGCGATCCATTGTTTTTGAAGGCCGTACCATCGGTAGGGCGGAAATCGATTTCACTCTCGCCAAGGACAAGAAGCGACTCAACGAACAGATGTTTGTTTCGTCGATGATCATTGTCGTGGCTATCTCTGTTATCCTGGCCATCACCGGCCTTTTACTTCGTGTTTTTCTGAATAAACCGCTCCAGGTTCTCCAGCAGGGGATCGCCCGCGTCGCCAAGGGTGACTTCTCCTATGAATTCGGTGAAGTATACCATGCCGAGTTGTTGGAGATAGCCAAGCGATTCAGGCGCATGTCTGCTGAAATTGAAGCGCGTGAGAAAAAGCTTCAGGCCATGAACAAAACCCTGCAGGAAGCTGAGGAAAAATATCGCGGTATTTTCGAGAACGCCATCGAAGGCATATTCCAGGCCACGCCTGATGGCGTCTTGCGCCGTGCGAATCCGGCCATGGCACGCATCTTCGGTTATGATTCCCTCGATGAATTTCTGGCTAATGTCCGATCTCTTGGTTCGCGGGTCATGGTCAATCCCGAATCCATGCAGGACTTTTACGAGCATGTGCGCGAGCAAGGGGAAGTGAAGCGGTTCGAGGCCGAGTATTACCGTCGTGACGGCAAGACGATCTGGGGTGCGCTCAATGCCCGGGCTATCTACAACGAGAATAAGGAACTTATTTTCATTGAGGGCATTCTTGAAGACATCACGGACCGCAAAAAGGCCGAGCATGATCTTGCCGACTTGAACCGGCACCTTGAGCAGTTGGTCCGTGAACGGACAGAGGACCTCGTCAACAAGGCCCGTGAATTGGAAGACGCCAACCAGCGCTTGCGTGAACTGGATGAAATGAAGTCGGCATTCCTTTCGTCCGTGTCCCATGAATTGCGCACACCGCTTACCTCGATCCTTGGTTTTTCAAAGCTGCTGCACAAGGATTTCAAAAAGAACTTCATGCCCCTGGCCAAGAACGACGATCTTCTTGTCCGCAGGGGTAATCGTATCCGCGAGAACCTGACGATCATCAGCCACGAAGGGGAGCGACTGACGCGCCTTATCAATGATGTACTTGATCTCAACAAGATCGAATCCGGTCGGATGGGTTGGCGCGATGAGCCTATCAACATGGCCGATACCATTGAAATGGCTGTTCAGGCGGTCAAGGGCATGTTCTCCGGCAACTCTCATATTGATCTGATTACAGACGTGGACCATGATCTGCCGTTGATAGTTGCTGATCCGGATCGAATGCAACAGGTGCTTATCAACCTGCTGAACAATGCTTCCAAGTTCACGGACGAGGGCAGTGTTGTGGTTCGGGCCTTCCCCCGGTTCGGGCAGGTACGTGTGGAAGTCACGGATACGGGATCAGGTATTGCTACGGAAGATCAGGCACAGATATTCGAGAAGTTCCATCAGACTCGAAATGACACCATGGAAGAAAAACCCAAGGGTACTGGTCTGGGGCTCACCATCTGTCGCGAAATCGTGGAACACTACGGTGGCAGGATCTGGGTCGAGTCTGAAATCGGCGTAGGGTCCACCTTCATCTTCACCATTCCCGCTACATCCTAA